The Trypanosoma brucei gambiense DAL972 chromosome 10, complete sequence genome has a segment encoding these proteins:
- a CDS encoding T. brucei spp.-specific protein: protein MCGCGCACERWCVAAIRMLERFPLFYHPLGELFFFFCHASHSLCGIRPPVYLLGILHYPLEHMGNQLRMHGRAHGFVHFPKLRVDGKTSCRIQSLFSPPPPQVSPLRRHSKCK, encoded by the coding sequence ATGTGCGGATGTGGATGTGCATGTGAGAGGTGGTGCGTGGCCGCAATCAGGATGCTGGAGCGTTTCCCGTTATTTTATCATCCTCTAGGggaactctttttttttttttgccatgcTTCGCATTCGCTATGTGGAATAAGACCGCCAGTTTACCTTCTCGGTATACTTCACTACCCTTTAGAGCATATGGGTAACCAGCTGAGGATGCACGGGCGAGCTCATGGTTTTGTCCATTTCCCTAAATTGAGGGTGGATGGGAAAACCAGTTGTCGAATTCAATCtctcttctcccctccccccccccaagtCAGTCCGCTGCGGCGGCACTCAAAATGCAAGTAG